The Alphaproteobacteria bacterium genome contains a region encoding:
- a CDS encoding choline dehydrogenase, with protein sequence MDGSFDYIVVGAGSAGCVLANRLTANGKHRVLLIEAGGEDRNLWIHVPIGYAKLFADARHNWLYNSEPEPELGGRSIIQPRGKVMGGSSSINGLLYIRGQAEDFDHWRQLGNAGWSFTDVLPYFRRAEDQERGADELHGVGGPLAVRDVSEPHPLCAAFIEACGEAGIPRTDDFNGASQEGAGYFQLTTRKGRRWSTARGYLAPARKRANLAVVSNALTTRILFDGRRAVGVEYKKDGATHTARATAEVILSSGAFNSPQLLQLSGVGPADLLQQHGIKVVADMKGVGADLQDHYQARINYRSKTRNTMNDMMGSLTGRVAAGLRYALLRKGFLTIGAGYAGAFAKTDPMMATPDVQFHFILFSADSVGQKLHPWPGFLASVCQLRPESRGFVRIKSANPLEAPAIQPRYLTALADRDCMIAGMKLLRRVMSQPAIMRYIDEELAFGQKIQSDDDCLAYVRQRGTTVFHPTSTCRMGSDVTAVVDERLRVHGFAGLRVADASIMPTVVSGNTNAACVMIGEKASDMILADASAKAALLAA encoded by the coding sequence GTGGACGGTTCGTTCGACTACATCGTCGTGGGCGCGGGCAGCGCCGGGTGCGTTTTGGCAAATCGCCTGACCGCGAACGGCAAGCACCGCGTGCTGCTGATCGAGGCGGGCGGCGAGGATCGCAATCTGTGGATCCATGTGCCGATCGGCTACGCCAAGCTCTTCGCCGACGCGCGGCACAACTGGCTCTACAATTCCGAGCCCGAGCCGGAGCTCGGCGGCCGGTCGATCATCCAGCCGCGCGGCAAGGTGATGGGCGGCTCCTCCTCGATCAACGGGCTTCTGTATATTCGCGGGCAGGCGGAGGATTTCGATCACTGGCGTCAGCTCGGCAACGCCGGCTGGAGCTTCACCGACGTGCTGCCGTATTTCCGTCGCGCCGAGGATCAGGAGCGCGGCGCGGACGAGCTGCATGGCGTCGGCGGTCCGCTCGCCGTGCGCGATGTGAGCGAGCCGCATCCGCTGTGCGCGGCGTTCATCGAGGCGTGCGGAGAGGCCGGCATCCCGCGCACCGACGACTTCAACGGCGCGAGCCAGGAGGGTGCCGGCTATTTCCAGCTCACCACCCGCAAGGGCCGCCGCTGGTCGACCGCGCGCGGCTACCTCGCGCCGGCGCGCAAGCGCGCCAATCTGGCGGTCGTGTCGAATGCACTCACCACACGCATCCTGTTCGACGGCCGCCGCGCGGTCGGCGTCGAGTACAAGAAGGATGGCGCGACGCACACCGCGCGCGCTACGGCCGAAGTGATCCTGTCGAGCGGCGCGTTCAACTCGCCGCAGCTGCTGCAGCTCTCCGGCGTCGGCCCGGCCGATCTGCTGCAACAGCATGGCATCAAGGTCGTCGCCGACATGAAGGGCGTCGGCGCGGACCTGCAGGATCACTATCAGGCGCGCATCAACTATCGCTCCAAAACGCGCAACACCATGAACGACATGATGGGCAGCCTGACCGGCCGCGTCGCGGCGGGCCTGCGTTATGCGTTGCTGCGCAAGGGCTTTCTCACCATCGGGGCGGGCTACGCGGGCGCGTTTGCCAAGACCGATCCCATGATGGCGACGCCCGATGTGCAGTTTCACTTCATTCTGTTTTCGGCCGACTCGGTCGGACAGAAGCTGCATCCATGGCCCGGCTTCCTCGCTTCAGTCTGCCAGCTTCGCCCCGAGAGCCGCGGCTTTGTGCGCATCAAGTCGGCGAATCCGCTTGAAGCCCCGGCGATCCAGCCGCGCTATCTCACGGCTCTGGCGGACCGCGATTGCATGATCGCGGGCATGAAGCTGTTGCGCCGCGTGATGAGCCAGCCCGCAATCATGCGCTACATCGATGAAGAGCTCGCGTTCGGACAGAAAATACAAAGCGACGACGATTGTCTCGCGTACGTACGCCAGAGAGGCACGACTGTATTCCACCCGACCTCGACCTGCCGCATGGGCTCGGACGTCACCGCCGTGGTGGACGAGCGCCTGCGCGTGCACGGATTTGCGGGCCTGCGCGTCGCGGATGCGTCGATCATGCCGACCGTTGTCTCGGGCAACACCAACGCCGCTTGCGTGATGATCGGCGAGAAGGCCTCCGACATGAT
- a CDS encoding PadR family transcriptional regulator, with the protein MFGHRHGGEGHWAAGGRRWRRHFGGGFGGRHGMGGDMMRAGRMLAQGDLRLIALALIAEQPRHGYEIIKLLEDRTEGWYSPSPGIVYPTLTYLEEAGYVTAQAEGAKKLYTITDEGRAYLEQNRDFVDAVLERLSTIGEKVKRMREHFSREEEHDDRGRRGRRHRRGRDRGDDEERDSVPPLVRAALENLHDVAEQVIEGDAESEAKVVEVLARAAQDLKRKN; encoded by the coding sequence ATGTTTGGACATCGACATGGCGGAGAGGGCCACTGGGCAGCGGGAGGGCGCCGCTGGCGCCGCCACTTCGGCGGCGGCTTCGGCGGGCGGCACGGGATGGGTGGCGACATGATGCGCGCCGGCCGCATGCTGGCGCAGGGCGACCTGCGTCTCATCGCGCTTGCGCTGATCGCCGAGCAGCCGCGTCACGGATACGAGATCATCAAGCTGCTCGAAGACCGTACCGAGGGCTGGTACTCACCGAGCCCGGGCATCGTCTATCCGACGCTTACCTATCTGGAAGAAGCCGGCTACGTCACCGCGCAAGCCGAGGGCGCAAAGAAGCTCTACACCATCACCGACGAGGGACGCGCATACCTGGAGCAGAACCGCGACTTCGTCGATGCGGTGCTCGAGCGCCTGAGCACGATCGGCGAGAAGGTGAAGCGCATGCGCGAGCACTTTTCGCGCGAGGAGGAGCACGACGATCGCGGGCGGCGCGGACGGCGTCATCGGCGCGGAAGGGACCGCGGCGACGATGAGGAACGCGACTCCGTTCCCCCGCTGGTGCGCGCGGCGCTCGAAAACCTGCACGACGTCGCCGAACAGGTGATCGAGGGTGACGCCGAGTCCGAAGCGAAGGTGGTCGAGGTACTCGCGCGCGCCGCACAGGACCTGAAGCGCAAGAACTAG
- a CDS encoding MFS transporter, producing the protein MIENRWLMLAVLFAARTAIAVQFQTVASSSASLIAALAIDFTSLGLLIGLYMSPGIVISLPGGVLGQRFGAKQIALLGLALMVAGGVMMGLSASYAAAAIGRVVAGTGAVFFNVLVTKMIADWFASREIVIAMGTLVSSWPFGLALAIVGFAPVAAAHGFAPIMHLGALAALIALALVAMFYRDPPDMPDEGAARLSLDLTRREWVLVIIAGLIWAFSNVSYIVMVSFAPELFTQRSFTPVQAGWIVSLFGWSLIPSIPLWSFIAARIGRPNLMMHGSFAITSGALVALALSDSMLVPVALIILFNGVPPGQIMALPAQVLRPQSRAGGMGVFFTVYYAAMAVLPGGAGLARDLTGSAAAPVLFAATMMVACIAALSLFVAAERVLRR; encoded by the coding sequence GTGATCGAAAATCGCTGGCTCATGCTGGCCGTGCTGTTTGCGGCGCGCACTGCCATTGCGGTTCAGTTCCAGACCGTCGCCTCGAGCAGTGCTTCCCTCATCGCGGCGCTCGCAATCGACTTCACCTCGCTCGGCCTGCTGATCGGCCTTTACATGTCGCCCGGCATCGTGATTTCGCTGCCGGGCGGCGTCCTCGGCCAGCGCTTCGGCGCAAAACAAATCGCGCTGCTCGGATTGGCCCTGATGGTCGCCGGCGGCGTGATGATGGGCCTGAGTGCGTCATATGCGGCCGCTGCCATCGGCCGCGTGGTCGCCGGCACCGGCGCGGTCTTCTTCAATGTCCTCGTCACCAAGATGATCGCGGACTGGTTTGCCAGCCGCGAGATCGTCATCGCGATGGGAACGCTGGTGTCGAGCTGGCCGTTCGGTCTCGCGCTGGCGATTGTGGGCTTTGCGCCGGTCGCTGCGGCGCATGGCTTCGCGCCGATTATGCATCTCGGCGCGCTCGCCGCCCTGATCGCGCTGGCGCTGGTGGCGATGTTCTATCGCGACCCGCCGGACATGCCGGATGAAGGCGCCGCACGCCTCTCGCTCGATCTGACGCGGCGCGAATGGGTGCTGGTGATCATTGCAGGTCTGATCTGGGCCTTTTCCAATGTGTCTTACATCGTGATGGTCAGCTTCGCGCCGGAACTGTTCACGCAGCGCTCCTTCACGCCGGTTCAGGCTGGCTGGATCGTCAGCCTGTTCGGCTGGTCGCTCATCCCCTCGATTCCACTCTGGAGCTTCATCGCCGCGCGTATCGGTCGGCCGAACCTGATGATGCACGGTTCGTTCGCGATCACGAGCGGCGCGCTTGTGGCGCTCGCGCTTTCGGATTCCATGCTGGTTCCGGTCGCGCTGATCATCCTCTTCAATGGCGTGCCGCCCGGCCAGATCATGGCGTTGCCCGCGCAGGTTCTGCGTCCGCAAAGCCGGGCGGGCGGCATGGGCGTCTTTTTCACGGTCTACTATGCGGCGATGGCGGTGCTGCCGGGCGGAGCGGGGCTGGCGCGCGATCTCACCGGCAGCGCTGCGGCGCCGGTGCTGTTCGCGGCGACGATGATGGTCGCCTGCATCGCCGCTTTGTCGTTGTTCGTCGCCGCAGAGCGCGTGCTGCGGCGCTAG